One genomic segment of Octopus sinensis linkage group LG22, ASM634580v1, whole genome shotgun sequence includes these proteins:
- the LOC118767499 gene encoding octopamine receptor 2-like has protein sequence MNSSKFLSKDDLFADVKVPNDSKLKEIEQNFNDSEWLNKSNPCGVNTTGWLLLEPICSTRYDSFVVLLAVAIILGFIIVLTIFGNFMVLLALYKYKGLRTLSNCLIGNLAISDFLLSVTVLPISASYDVLGYWVFGNITCMLWLCIDVLYCTASIWGLCTIAVDRYTATVYPIWYQTQDTSKRAIFYIITVWLFSIVISIAPFIGWRHMLTTFFQFNTLIKAHDCILFMTQSFVLYSAFGSFIIPMFLMFFIYVRIFMELRKRSKARQAKIQGQTQFKNSKEKSTVSSPKTEETFEMHPLEKQTTNGNMWPTDNRQSSQLLSIETDESALTDDDHADKTATLVMSSESDTTSNAKLEGQLLKCAPETTDSERELLMVTSTSHSDSEKENCTAAAPAADSKAALEKSEESANAKASKTMRQRAINIISEFSKNDSKSRKGKHRVHTLQKMPEKSTKPALMNANVKRRFEQREQRATKRMALIMAIFCLCWMPFTFMYVIRSFCSNCGINPHLQSFIIWLGYVNSTLNPLLYTIFNEDFRKAFIHIILCRKVTAKF, from the coding sequence ATGAATTCTTCAAAATTCTTAAGCAAAGACGACTTGTTTGCCGATGTGAAGGTACCGAATGACTCGAAATTGAAAGAGATAGAACAGAATTTCAATGACAGTGAATGGCTCAATAAATCTAATCCATGTGGTGTTAATACAACAGGATGGCTTCTGCTGGAACCAATCTGTTCAACTCGTTACGATTCCTTTGTTGTTCTTTTAGCTGTAGCGATAATTCTGGGATTTATAATAGTGCTGACAATATTCGGCAATTTCATGGTGCTTCTAgctttgtacaaatacaaaggaTTAAGAACTTTATCGAACTGCTTGATAGGTAATCTAGCGATAAGTGACTTCTTGTTATCTGTCACAGTACTTCCAATCTCAGCAAGCTACGATGTCCTCGGCTACTGGGTGTTTGGAAACATTACTTGCATGTTATGGTTGTGCATAGATGTTTTGTATTGTACTGCTTCTATTTGGGGACTGTGTACAATTGCTGTCGATAGATACACAGCCACTGTTTACCCGATATGGTACCAAACACAAGACACTTCAAAGCGAGCCATATTTTACATCATAACCGTTTGGCTCTTTTCTATTGTAATCTCAATTGCACCTTTCATCGGCTGGCGCCATATGCTAACAACATTTTTCCAGTTCAATACCTTAATCAAAGCTCACGACTGTATCTTGTTCATGACACAGAGTTTTGTACTCTACTCAGCATTTGGTTCTTttataataccaatgtttttGATGTTTTTCATTTATGTGCGTATTTTTATGGAACTACGAAAACGGTCAAAGGCACGACAAGCAAAAATCCAGGGCCAGACCCAGTTCAAAAACTCAAAAGAGAAATCTACCGTGTCTTCACCGAAAACAGAAGAAACGTTTGAAATGCATCCATTGGAGAAACAGACGACCAATGGCAACATGTGGCCGACTGACAACCGTCAGAGCAGTCAGTTGTTGTCCATTGAAACTGATGAATCTGCTTTGACCGATGATGACCACGCAGATAAAACTGCAACTTTGGTGATGTCGTCAGAGAGTGATACGACAAGTAATGCCAAACTGGAAGGTCAGCTTCTGAAGTGTGCACCAGAGACAACCGACTCGGAAAGAGAGCTGCTCATGGTCACATCGACTTCCCACAGCGACTCGGAGAAGGAAAACTGCACCGCTGCAGCGCCTGCAGCAGATTCGAAAGCAGCACTGGAGAAATCCGAGGAATCGGCCAATGCTAAAGCTTCCAAGACCATGCGCCAGAgagccatcaacatcatcagtgaGTTCTCAAAGAATGATTCTAAGTCCCGCAAGGGAAAACACAGGGTTCACACTCTACAGAAAATGCCAGAAAAGTCGACAAAGCCGGCGCTGATGAATGCCAATGTCAAACGTCGATTTGAGCAGCGAGAACAGCGAGCAACGAAGAGAATGGCACTTATCATGGCCATTTTCTGCCTCTGTTGGATGCCGTTCACCTTTATGTATGTAATTCGTAGTTTCTGCTCAAACTGTGGAATCAATCCACATTTGCAATCTTTTATCATTTGGCTCGGTTACGTCAATTCAACCCTAAACCCATTACTCTACACAATATTCAATGAGGATTTCCGTAAAGCTTTCATACACATCATTTTATGTCGGAAAGTCACAGCAAAGTTCTGA